CCGCGACCCGGGCGGCCCGCTCGGGATCGGCGACGTACGCCGGGAGGCCGTCCTCGTCGATCTCCTTGAAGGAGAACGGGACGGTGATCAGGCGGCCGTCGAACTCCGGCACCGCGACCTGGCTGGCCGAGTCGAGCGGGGACAGGCCCTCGTCGCTCTCCTCCCAGGCGGCGCGCGAACCGGTCAGGCACAGCGCCTGCAGGATCGGCACGTCGAGCGCGGCGAGCGCGCCCGCGTCCCACGACTCGTCGTCGCCGCCCGCCGAGGCCTCGGCGGGGCGGGTGCCGCCCGCGGCCAGGACCGTCGTCACGATGGCGTCCGTGGTGGCCAGTTCGGCGAGCAGCTCCGCTTCGGGGGAGCGCAGCGAGGAGACGTACAGCGGGACGGGCACGCCGCCCGCCTGCTCGACGGCGTCGGAGAGGGCGTGCACGAAGGCGGTGTTGCCGCTCATGTGGTGGGCGCGGTAGTAGAGCACCGCGATCCGGGGGCCGGTGGCCGGGGCCGCCGCGCGCTCCAGCCGGCCCCAGGTGGGGGCGGCGGCGGGCGGGTCGAAGCCGTGGCCGGTCAGCAGCACCGTGTCGGAGAGGAAGCGGGCCAGCTGCGCCAGGTTGGCGGGGCCGCCGTGCGCGAGATAGGCGTGGGCCTCGGCCGCGATGCCGATGGGGACGGTGGACGCCTCCATCAGCTGGGCGTCCGGGGCCTGTTCGCCGGTCAGCACGACGACCGGACGGGTCTGGCCGGCGGCGAGGAGCAGGTCGAGCCCCTCCTGCCAGGCGCGCAGGCCGCCGAGGAGGCGTACGACGACCAGGTCCACGCCGTCGAGCAGCGCGGGGAGGTCGTCCAGGGGGAGCCGGGAAGGGTTCGCGAACCGGTACGGGACCGGGCCGTCGTCCGAGGCGCGGGCACTGAGCAGATCGGTGTCGGACGTCGACAGCAGCAGGATCATGCGGCGGCGGGCCTTCCTCGGGGTTTCCGCGCCCCGGGCAGTGAGGACGACGGGAGTTCCTGACTCACCCGGCGGGGCCGCGCTTGGCGGCTGCCGGGTTCACAGTGGCGGGACCGCGCCGGAATCGCACCGGGCTTCCTCCCATGTCGCCGTCCTCGGCGATGACGGGCCGAATGGCCCGTCGGGGGTCATCCTAGGTGCCGCGACGGGCAAACGGCAGGTGGGGGCCGGTAGGGGTGCCCTGCGGTGCGGGTGGTGGGGGCGCGGGGGCGTGTGGTGGCCGCGGTGCGTGGGCCGGCGCGGGGCCGTGGGGCCTCCGGCGGCGCCTCAAACGCCGGCGGGGCTGGTACTTGGCGCCGCCCGCCGGAGGCCGGCGCGGGCCGTGGGGCCTCCGGCGGGCCCTCAATCGCCGGGCGGGCTGGATGTGGCCGCGCTGGTTCCGTTGGCTGCGCCGCACGGCCCGACGGGCCGGGGAATTCAGCCTGTCCGGCGTTTGAGGACCCGCCGACGGCCCGACGGGCCGGGGAATTCAGCCCGTCCGGCGTTTGAGGACCCGCCGGAGGCAAAGGCGCGGGCACCGCGCACCCGCACCCGCGAACCGGAGCCGAGCCATGGCCCGGGGCGGCTTCGCGGAGAGGGGCGGCGTGGTGACGGACACAGGTCGGGCGGCCCGGATCGTGGGTATGCTCGCCGCCATGCCCCCGCCCTCCTCCGCCGCATCCCGGGACGAACCCGTCATACGGGACCGCGGTGACGCCTGCCCCGGTGCGCTGCGCCTGCACGCGGCGGACGACGGGCACCTCGCCCGGATCCGGATCCCCGGCGGTCTGCTCACCGCCGACGCGGCCGGGGTACTCGCCGACGCGGCGGACCGGCTCGGGGACGGGCACCTCGACCTCACCTCGCGCGGCAACGCGCAGCTGCGCGGCCTCGGCGCGGGCTGCGGCGGCGAACTGGCCGCCCTGCTCGGCGCCACCGCCCTGCTGCCCGCCGCGGCCGCCACCCACGAACGCGTCCGCAACATCGTCGCCTCACCCCTGTCCGGGCTCGACCGGCAGGGGCGCACCGACGTCACCCCCTGGGTCGGCGCGCTGGACCGGCTGCTGTGCGCGAGCCCGGCCGCGGCCGCGCTCTCCGGGCGCTTCCTCTTCGCCCTCGACGACGGGCGCGGCGACGTGACCTCGCTCGCCCCCGATGTGAGCGTCCACGCCCTGCCCACCGGAACGGCCGTGCTGTGGACGCACGATGACACCGACGCCGTGACGGTCGCTCATCAGGACGCGCCCCGCGCGGCGTTGACGGCCGCCGAGTACTTCCTCGACCTGGTGCGCGAAGCCGGGACCAAGGCGTGGCGGGTGAGTGAACTCCCCGCCGAATGCCGCCTGGAATCGGCTGAGTTGATCAACAGGCTGCGCGCGCACGGCATTTCGGCCGAGCGGGCCGACGGGTTCGCCCGCCGGACCGCCCCGGGCCCCGGGCCCGGAGTGGTGGCGGGGCCCGACGCGGACCGCGTCGCGCTCTCGGTACTGGCCCCCCTCGGGCGGCTGACCACCGGTCAGTGGCGCCTGCTGGCCGATGTGGCCGCCGCCGCGGCCGGGACCCTGCGGCTCACCCCCTGGCGCGGCATCGTCGTCCCCGGCGTCGACGCGGCCACCGCGCCCGACGCCCTCGCCCGGCTCGCCGGAGCCGGACTCGTCACCGCCCCCGGCGGCCCGTGGGAGAACGTGACCGCCTGTACCGGGCGGCCGGGCTGCGCGAAGGCGCTCGCCGACGTACGGGCCGACGCGCGGGCCGTGGTGGCCCGGGCGGGCGCGGCGGGCGGGGCGCTGCCCGTGCACTGGTCCGGGTGCGAGCGGCGCTGCGGACATCCGCGCGCCGCGGCCTGGGTGGACCTGGTCGCCGGGCCCCGCGGATACGGCCTCGCCCTGGCCGGGGGCGACCACGGCGACGGGCGCGCGGTGCGGGACGGCGTACCGGGCACCGCCACCGAGCTGGCCGCCGCCCTCGCCGCGGTTCAGCAGACTCAGCAGCAGACAGCGACAGATGTAGTGAAGAGATGAGCGAGTACACAGTGTTCGAGTACGAGAAGGACGGCGCCGCGATCTACCGGCAGTCCTTTGCCACGATCCGCGCCGAGTCGGACCTCGCCGGGCTGCCCGCCTCGGTGTCGCAGGTCGCCGTACGCATGATCCACGCGTGCGGGATGACCGACCTCACCAAGGACCTGGGCTACACGCCGGACGTCGTGCTGCGCGCCCGCGCCGCGCTGAACGCCGGGGCGCCCGTCCTGTGCGACGTCCGCATGGTCGCCAGCGGGGTCACCCGCAAGCGGCTGCCCGCCGACAACGAGGTGATCTGCACCCTGTCGGACCCGGAAGTGCCGGACCTCGCCGCGAAGATGGGCACCACGCGCAGCGCCGCCGCCCTGGAACTCTGGCGCGACCGGGGCCTGTTGGAGGGTGCGGTGATCGCCGTCGGGAACGCGCCGACCGCCCTCTTCCGGCTGCTGGAGATGATCGAGGAGGGCGCGCCCCGCCCCGCCGCCGTCATCGGCGTACCCGTCGGGTTCATCGGCGCCGCCGAGTCCAAGGACGCGCTCGCCGCCCACCCCTCGGGGCTGGACCACCTGATCGTCCGGGGGCGGCGCGGCGGCAGCGCCATCGCCGCCGCCGCCGTCAACGCGATCGCGAGCGAGGAAGAATGAGCACCACCGGCACCACCAGCACGCCCAGCACGACCGGCACCCCCGGAGCCGGGCGGCTCTACGGCGTGGGCCTCGGCCCCGGCGACCCCTCCCTGATGACCCTGCGGGCCGTCCAGGTGATCGCCGAGGCGGACGTGATCGCCTACCACAGCGCCCGGCACGGACGCTCCATCGCCCGCTCCATCGCGGCCGCCCACCTGCGGGCCGACCACGTCGAAGAGCCGCTGGTCTACCCGCTGACCACCGAGAGCACCGATCACCCCGGCGGTTACCAGGGGGCGATGGAGGAGTTCTACGAGGAGTCCGCCGCCCGGCTCGCCGTGCACCTCGACGCCGGCCGGACCGTGGCGGTGCTCGCCGAGGGCGACCCGCTCTTCTACGGCTCGTACATGCACATGCACAAGCGGCTCGCCGACCGGTACGCGACCGAGGTGATCCCCGGGGTCACCTCCGTCAGCGCCGCCGCCGCCCGCCTGCAGACCCCCCTCGTCGAGGGCGAGGAAGTGCTGACGATCCTGCCCGGCACGCTGCCGGAGGAGGAGCTGACGGCCCGTCTGGCCGCCACCGACTCCGCCGTGGTGATGAAGCTCGGGCGCACCTTCCCCGCCGTGCGGCGGGCCATGGAGAAGTCCGGCCGGCTGCCCGAGGCGCGCTACGTCGAGCGCGCGACGATGGCCGGTGAGCGCACCGGCATGCTCGCCGACACCGATCCCGAGACGGTGCCGTACTTCGCCGTCGCCGTGCTGCCGAGCCGCATCGGCAACCCCGGCTCGCGGCCCGTGCCCGCGGCGGGCGCCGTCGGCGAGGTCGCGGTCGTGGGCACCGGCCCGGCCGGGCCGCTGTGGCTGACCGCCGAGACCCGGCGGGCGCTGGCCGACGCCGACGTGCTGGTCGGGTACACGACGTACCTCGACCGGGTGCCCGTACGGCCCGGCCAGATCCGGCACGGCTCCGACAACAAGGTCGAGTCCGAGCGGGCCGAGTTCGCCCTGGACCTGGCCCGGCGCGGGCACCGCGTCGCGGTGGTCTCCGGCGGCGACCCGGGCGTCTTCGCCATGGCCACGGCCGTCCTGGAGGTGGCCTCGCAGGAGGAGCACCGGGACATCCCGGTCCGGGTGCTGCCCGGGGTCACCGCGGCCAACGCGGCCGCCGCGGCCGCGGGCGCGCCGCTCGGCCACGACTACGCCACGATCTCGCTGTCCGACCGGCTCAAGCCGTGGGAGGTCATCGCGGAACGGCTGCACGCGGCGGCCGGGGCCGACCTGGTCCTCGCCCTGTACAACCCCGGCTCGCGCAGCCGGACCTGGCAGGTCGGCAAGGCCCGCGAGCTGCTGCTGGAACACCGCACGCCGGACACCCCGGTGGTGCTGGCGCGGGACGTCGGCGGGCCCGAGCAGTCCATCCGGATCGTGCGGCTCGCCGACCTGGACCCGGCGCAGGTGGACATGCGGACGCTGCTGCTCATCGGTTCTTCACAGACCCGGACGGTGCGGCGCGGTGACGGACGGCAGATCGTCTGGACGCCGCGGCGTTATCCGCAGTGAGCTTGCCATCCTGAACGGGCTGGTCAGGGTGCTGGTACGACGGTGTTCGCGAGTGCTCCCGCTGTTGGTCGGCCCCTACCGTCCACGCGGCACGAGTCCGGTTTCGAAGGCGATGATCGCCAGGTGGACGCGGTCCCGAGCCCCGAGCTTGG
This is a stretch of genomic DNA from Streptomyces sp. NBC_00536. It encodes these proteins:
- the cobG gene encoding precorrin-3B synthase; this encodes MPPPSSAASRDEPVIRDRGDACPGALRLHAADDGHLARIRIPGGLLTADAAGVLADAADRLGDGHLDLTSRGNAQLRGLGAGCGGELAALLGATALLPAAAATHERVRNIVASPLSGLDRQGRTDVTPWVGALDRLLCASPAAAALSGRFLFALDDGRGDVTSLAPDVSVHALPTGTAVLWTHDDTDAVTVAHQDAPRAALTAAEYFLDLVREAGTKAWRVSELPAECRLESAELINRLRAHGISAERADGFARRTAPGPGPGVVAGPDADRVALSVLAPLGRLTTGQWRLLADVAAAAAGTLRLTPWRGIVVPGVDAATAPDALARLAGAGLVTAPGGPWENVTACTGRPGCAKALADVRADARAVVARAGAAGGALPVHWSGCERRCGHPRAAAWVDLVAGPRGYGLALAGGDHGDGRAVRDGVPGTATELAAALAAVQQTQQQTATDVVKR
- a CDS encoding precorrin-8X methylmutase, which translates into the protein MSEYTVFEYEKDGAAIYRQSFATIRAESDLAGLPASVSQVAVRMIHACGMTDLTKDLGYTPDVVLRARAALNAGAPVLCDVRMVASGVTRKRLPADNEVICTLSDPEVPDLAAKMGTTRSAAALELWRDRGLLEGAVIAVGNAPTALFRLLEMIEEGAPRPAAVIGVPVGFIGAAESKDALAAHPSGLDHLIVRGRRGGSAIAAAAVNAIASEEE
- a CDS encoding precorrin-2 C(20)-methyltransferase is translated as MSTTGTTSTPSTTGTPGAGRLYGVGLGPGDPSLMTLRAVQVIAEADVIAYHSARHGRSIARSIAAAHLRADHVEEPLVYPLTTESTDHPGGYQGAMEEFYEESAARLAVHLDAGRTVAVLAEGDPLFYGSYMHMHKRLADRYATEVIPGVTSVSAAAARLQTPLVEGEEVLTILPGTLPEEELTARLAATDSAVVMKLGRTFPAVRRAMEKSGRLPEARYVERATMAGERTGMLADTDPETVPYFAVAVLPSRIGNPGSRPVPAAGAVGEVAVVGTGPAGPLWLTAETRRALADADVLVGYTTYLDRVPVRPGQIRHGSDNKVESERAEFALDLARRGHRVAVVSGGDPGVFAMATAVLEVASQEEHRDIPVRVLPGVTAANAAAAAAGAPLGHDYATISLSDRLKPWEVIAERLHAAAGADLVLALYNPGSRSRTWQVGKARELLLEHRTPDTPVVLARDVGGPEQSIRIVRLADLDPAQVDMRTLLLIGSSQTRTVRRGDGRQIVWTPRRYPQ